The nucleotide window ACGGCGGGCCATCCACGAGCAGGAATCCGGGGCGGTCGGCCGTGGCGGTCTGGACCCGATGATAGAGACGCTCGCTCTGCCAGCGCGCCAGCCGCTCGGGCTCGCGGGTCGCCAGCTTGGCCTGCATCTCGAACGCGGTCTTCGGCAGGTTCAGGGTCTGCTTGTAGTCGGGGGCTTCGCTCACGCTGAGAGTCCGAAGTGCGCGCGCGCCGCCTCGACGTCGGCGCGAATCTGCCGGGAGAGCGCGTCCAGCGAATCGAAGCGCTGTTCGGCGCGGATGAATTGATGGAAGGTCACTGTCAATTGTCGCCCATAGAGCGCGCCGGTGTCTGCCAGCGCATGCGCCTCGAGTCGCGGCCGGTCGCCACCGACCGTGGGCCGCGTGCCGAAGTTCGCCACGCCCGGCCACTCGGCGCCATCGCAGGCCATGCGCACCGCATAGACCCCGTGGCGCAGGGCCAGCCGCTCGCGGAAGCCGAGGTTGGCGGTGGCGGCGCCGAGATCGCGCCCCAGGCGCTGACCGCTGCGCACGACGCCGCTGAGCGCGTAGCGCCGACCGAGCAGTGTCTCGGCAGCGGCGAGGTCCCCGGCGCCGAGGTGCTCGCGCAGTCGGGTGGAGCTGGCGCGCCCCTCCCCCACCGCGACATCGTCGACCGACTCCACGGCGAATCCGTGCCGCTCGCCGGCGGCGCGCAGCATGGCGACGTCGCCGGCCCGCTGCGCGCCGAAGCGGAAGTCGGCCCCGACGATCACCGCGACGACGCCGAGCCGCCGGACCAGCACCTCCTCGATGTAGGCCTCGGGCGCAAAGCGTGCGAAGCGGCCGTCGAAGCGCAGGCAGGACCAGCGCTGCACACCCTGGGCGGCCAGCTCGCGCGCGGTGTCGCGCACGGGCAGCACGGCCGGCGGCGCATTGTCGGGGTCGAACCAGGCCGCCGCGGTCGGCCGGAAGCTCTGCACCGCGGGCACGCTGGCGCACGCACCGGCCTGCGCGCGCAAGCGTTCGAGCAGCGCCTGGTGCCCCAGATGCACGCCGTCGAAGTTGCCGATCGCCAGGGCGCAACCGTGATGCCGGTCGCGGATGTTGTGGAGCCCGCGGATGATTTCCATCTACTGGGGCAGATTCAGGAAATGCGTGCGGTAGTGGCGCAGCTCGGCTATGGAATCGCGGATGTCGTCCATGGCGCGATGGCTGGTCTGCTTGGTCAGCCCACCGGCGACCCCGGGTGCCCAGCGCGTGGCGAGCTCCTTGAGGGTCGAGACGTCGATGTGCCGATAGTGGAAATGCGCTTCCAGTGTCGGCATCAGGCGCGCCATGAAGCGGCGATCCTGACAGATGCTGTTGCCGCACATGGGGGAGGACCGCTCGGGCACCCACTCGCGGAGGAACGCCAGGGTCTCCGCCTCGGCATCGGCCTCGCTGTGACGGGAGGCGCGCACGCGCTCGACCAGGCCCGACACGTTGTGCTGCCGCGTGTTCCACGCGTCCATGCCGTCGAGGACCTCGTCGCTCTGGTGGATCGCGATCTCCGGCCCTTCCGCGAGGATCTCGAGGTGACTGTCGGTCACGATGGTGGCGATCTCGATGATGCGGTCGCTGGTGGTGTCCAGCCCGGTCATCTCGAGGTCGATCCAGATCAGGTTGCTGCTGTTGGGGCGCGCTTGGCTCATGACGGTCAGGGGGTTCCGGGTACGCCGGAAGAGCCGGCAAGACTAGCAAATGCCGCACCGGACGCGTGCTAGTCTCACGCCGATGCAGGAAACCATCGCCATCGTCTTCGACTTCGACGATACCCTCGCCCCCGACACCACGACCGGCTTCCTCGACTGGGCCGGCATCGGCGATGTCGGCGCTTTCTGGGCCGAGGACGTCGCGCCGCTGATCACCGAGGGCTGGGATCCGGTACCGGCCTACATGTTCGCGATGATCGAGGCCGCGCGCGCGGGTCGCTGCCGCCCCCTGACCCGCGAGAGCTTCGCCGAGTGGGGCGCGATCGCGCCCCTGCATCGCGGCGTGCCCGAGCTGTTCGCACACCTGCGTGCGGCGGCGCACAGCGAGAATCCGCGCGCCCAGCTCGAGTTCTACGTCATTTCCAGCGGAATCGGCGATGTACTGCGCGCGACCGGCATCGCCGACGCGTTCACCGCCATATGGAGCTCGGAGTTCGCCTACGGCGCCGACGACGCGGCGCGTTTC belongs to Algiphilus sp. and includes:
- the ribF gene encoding bifunctional riboflavin kinase/FAD synthetase; amino-acid sequence: MEIIRGLHNIRDRHHGCALAIGNFDGVHLGHQALLERLRAQAGACASVPAVQSFRPTAAAWFDPDNAPPAVLPVRDTARELAAQGVQRWSCLRFDGRFARFAPEAYIEEVLVRRLGVVAVIVGADFRFGAQRAGDVAMLRAAGERHGFAVESVDDVAVGEGRASSTRLREHLGAGDLAAAETLLGRRYALSGVVRSGQRLGRDLGAATANLGFRERLALRHGVYAVRMACDGAEWPGVANFGTRPTVGGDRPRLEAHALADTGALYGRQLTVTFHQFIRAEQRFDSLDALSRQIRADVEAARAHFGLSA
- the orn gene encoding oligoribonuclease, which translates into the protein MSQARPNSSNLIWIDLEMTGLDTTSDRIIEIATIVTDSHLEILAEGPEIAIHQSDEVLDGMDAWNTRQHNVSGLVERVRASRHSEADAEAETLAFLREWVPERSSPMCGNSICQDRRFMARLMPTLEAHFHYRHIDVSTLKELATRWAPGVAGGLTKQTSHRAMDDIRDSIAELRHYRTHFLNLPQ
- a CDS encoding HAD family hydrolase; this encodes MQETIAIVFDFDDTLAPDTTTGFLDWAGIGDVGAFWAEDVAPLITEGWDPVPAYMFAMIEAARAGRCRPLTRESFAEWGAIAPLHRGVPELFAHLRAAAHSENPRAQLEFYVISSGIGDVLRATGIADAFTAIWSSEFAYGADDAARFARRVVSFTDKTRYLFHVQKGLIGAEADRNPFAVNRRIPAERLRVPLANMIFVGDGYTDIPCFSLLEQNGGTPIAVYDPQRPDKWRRAFDFVREGRVRTLHSANYEAGSDLNNVLTMATAAIAADLEQRTR